GGAAGTTGATCTCCATTGCCATCTGTAACAAATATTTTAGTAACGTTACTACCTTTACTATAATTTCCACCAGCCGAACCACCAAGTTTTCCATAATTGAATGTTCCAGCTAGACTTAAATCCCATGCTTTGGAATAGGTGTATAATAAGTCATTTGTTGGACTAAAACTACCATCTGGATTCATCGTAAAAATTTCCTTAGGTGTTGTTTCAAATAATTCACTAATTATTGAATCTGAATTTCTCACTACTTTATGAGCGTAATATACGATTCGACCATTGTGTTTTCTTATTATATCTGTCAAGCCATCACCATTAATATCTGCACTTGCTATCAATGTTCCACCTTCTTCCACATTTAAGCCTCCACTTACATCAAGTGATATTTTTCCACCTTTTTTCAATATTTTGCAGCCTACTCCAAAACCCACACCCAATCCAATATTAACGGAATAGCTGACACTAGATCCTAAAGCAGATGAGTTTGGATTATATTCCAGTAAATTGAAATTTCTAAGCGTATTTGAATTGAGTATGCATTCAGAACCCGACATCATAATATTAGGGTCATTGGAAGGCGATAGTCGGTTTGGTTGTTCTGATATTAGTACATATCTGTTAAGGTTTTCACTAACTGTACTGTTTGATTTTACTTGATTGTCCAGGATGGCATTGGTAGAAATGTTAGTACTATTTTTTCTATTTTTTAATTCAGATCCACCGTTTCCTTTTTTAAAAGATTCGCTACTACTACATATCGAATCTACTATAATGGTAAAGTTATTATAGTCGGAAATGATGGAATGATCATATACGCTTTGTAAATATCCACAAAATGGTCCTATAGTATCGGCGGTATAAGGAGAGTATATACTTATTGTCTGTAGTACACTATCACAATCATAATAGTTAATTGTGAATCCTTCATGTGCTCCCCACCTAAAAGTCATCGATACACATTCTTCACACTCATACCCTTGGGCCGGATTATAAAGGTAAGGACAATTATCACAATAAAAACCTATCCCATCTCCATCTCCATCATATTGATCAGGATTTTCCTTATATGGGCAATTATCACATGCATCACCAAGACCATCTTGATCTGAATCGCTCTGATCCGGATTAGACACATTTGGACAATTATCACATGCAGCGCCTAGTCCATCACCATCTGTATCTAAATTATCAGCATTTTGATTTCCTGAAGTGCTTTTGTAATTTGGACAATTATCGCATGCGTCGCCTATGCCATCTTTATCACGATCACTTTGACTATGATTCCAAATATTAACGCAATTATCACAAGCATCTCCAATGCCATCTCCATCTGTATCTAGCTGATTGGGATTCGAAGTATAAGGACAATTATCGCAATTATCTCTAAAGCCATCCCCGTCAGAATCAATATCACCACATTTACTTGTATCAATTAGTTCTTGGAGTGGATTATAAATTAGTGGACTATTGTCACATAAATCAAACCATCCATCCTTATCTGTATCTACATTGCCGCATGAATCAATAGGTTTTAAAGGTATTTCTATAGTTTCTTCATTTTCATCAAATGGATTACACCCATCAATGTCATTGTAATATTCTAAATCATGACTATAAAATAAACTATCTTGAGAATCATATTCAGATATTTTAACTAGTAAAGTTTTAAAAAATTTCCCAGATTGGTAATCCAACTTGTAGGACCTTACTAAATCAGTATTATGATTAACTTTTATTCTAGTTAATAACTGATCATCTGACATTTTAAATCCAAATTTATTATTTATTGTGATGTCCTGTCTTGAATAAGAACCTTCTCCGCCTCTTAGGAATTCAACATTATAATTCCCATTACCCCCATTTGTTCCAGTATAGTATATCTTACTCAAGTATAGATTTATTCCTCCTGCTTCAGGCCCTGAAGCGCTTGTAGTTTTGACATATTCATAATTAATTGTATTACCATACACATCAATTGTTCTCGCTAGCATCCATTGAGCGATCCCAGCATTTGATTTAAGGATAAAATTTGTGTCTAATGCATTTACTCCACCATACCAATTAATAGTGCCATCAGAAGTTGTTACTTTCCATATATAATCTAAGGCTGTGCTACCAATTCTTTCAATCTTACTAAAACTTCCTAGCTTTCTTTCATAAAAAGCAACTGTGCCTGTTTGTCTCGTCCTGAGAGCAGTGTTATACATAGACCCCTCCTTATGTCTATTCGGATTTGATTTATCATTTTGTATTAATTGTTCGCCATTTAGTTGATAAATTTCTGTTTCATTTGTTGGATCGAATACAGGGGTTCCCCACCTAGTATCTAATGTAACTGACATTACAGGCACAGACCATCCAAAACCTGTCCATCCACTTGCCCCATCACTGCTGTAATTAAGTGATACATTGGGTTGCATTCCTTTTCTACCTGCTGGAATATTTATTGGATAAGATATTGATGCATCTCCTTTTTGACTAGCTGTTGGTGGAGCCATAGTATTGATTCCAGATGAAGGATCGGCAGCTTTGATATCAGACATAATCGTGGGAGTAAATGCGGTGGCGGTTGGGCTCTCAGGAATTTGAATAATCCCATTGATATAATCTGTAAAATGATTGGTTCGGATGTAAACCAATTCATTGAGTTGATCAACTGAATCTATATTTACTTCACTCCATGATTTAGTCTTATCATTAAAATAAAAGCTCTTAATATCTTTAATGGTATAGCCATTAGGTATCCTACTTTTCTCATAGGGCAGTTTTATTAAAATATTTTTTTCGAAAACGGTATTGTGTGGAAGGAATCGATATGCAATTCCAGATTTTGTTACATTTAATAATCCGGCATTCATTGGGATTACATCCACCGATCTTAATGGTCTAATGGTTAAATCAAGTTTGCTCTTTATTGATCCAGAATCTAAGTATAAACTTGCGCCATCAATTTTCAATTCAACCATTTGATCCCCAGAAACTGACTTTGACACACTTGTCTGAGTTCTTCTTATCGGAACAATCAAATCATATGTTTTATCATCTTTAACACCTATTTCAAAAACTTTACTTAATTGTGCTTTTGATTCAAGTATTAACATTAACTTCCTGCTTGTTATTTCTTCTTCTGTCAAAGTATGTACAAATTCCAATTCACCATTCTCAATTTCTAATTCAATACCATTTAAAAAAACTTTAGTAATTGAATCCGATAATATGGATCTTAGATAAATTAAATTATGTTCATTAGAATATGCTACATGTGCATTTGATAATTCAAAAATTGATTCTGAATTAATGGGTCTTTTATATATACTTAAATTTCTAATTTTATAAGAACATGATGAATCCACTGATCCGAATCTAATAATGTTCATTCCTGTATTTAACAGCCTTGATTGTAATTTTTCTACTATTAAATTCCAAGCTTTCGATTTAGATATAAAATATCCTCCTTTACTATTTCCGGTATTTATACTTCTTGCCACACTTTCAATGCCATTTACTCCGTATACATCATATTTCATGAAATATTCATAATTTTCATTGACTTCTTGGTTAATATTGACCCGAAAAATGTTGTCTTGAGGAAAGTCAATATGACCATTAATGCCGCCTATTTGTCCTTCTAATAAGTCAGCTTTGAAAATGTTCTCTTCATTATTGTACTCAGTTTCTATTGGATTTAAAATTGAATTCAATTTTAATTTAGTAAATTTTTTAAGTTTATCATCACTAATTGACAATGCAGATGAGTCAAGAACTAATTTTTTATGATCAAGTTTTTTAATATTTTTGTCCCTTGTATCAATAGCAATAAGGGTTTTTGATTCTTTAGGATTATTTGTATTGAATTCATGACTTAATGTATTGGCTTGAACTTGATTTTTTACATGGTCATTCATTTCGTTTTTTGAATTAACTTTCACGATATCAAGACCTTTGTATGGCACGAAAGTCATATTTATTAAAAATAATATAATTCCTAATATGATTATTTTATCAAAGCGACTATTATATGATATTTGATGATTTAGATCTGGTTGAATTGTATCCACAATTCGTATTGTATGAAGTAAAGTATGTTTCATAATCTATCTGGTTAGTGAATAAATCTCATTTGGGAAATAGCAGTTCTAGTTTATAACAATAATTTTACTTGATTTTGAAGCTTTTTCTTGAATTATTTCAAGTATATATACTCCTGAGGTATTTAATTTCTCTTTTACTGAAACAACTCCGTTGACCGAATGACTAATTAAAGACTTGACAAATTTCATTTGTTCAGAGTAAATATTAAAATTCACTGGCCCGTCTTCTAATCCTTTTACAAAGATCTCAAAATAATAACCTGCTCTTATTGGATTTGGGCTAACGGTGATTTCAATTTCCTGCAAAATATATTTATTCCTACAAGTTGATTTGTCAATATTAAAAAATTTATATAGTGTGTCTCTTTGATTGACAATTAACTTAAGGGTATTATTAAAATAAGGTATATTTTCTAATGATATTGACATTTTTCCGGCTAAATCTTTACGATTTGTTGTTACTTCTTTGCCATTAAGATAAATCGCAATATCTTCATGTAGATCATTAATTTCTAAGATAGCATTAGTTAATATTTTAGAGCAATTTTCAACATCCGGATATAATTCCATGTTAATTTTAGGTCCCCATATGAATGTAAAATAGAAGTCACAAGAATTGAACTTCTCATTGATGATGCCCTTGTATGAATTATTTTCCTCTAATTGCAATTTTACCTTGATTGCATCTTTATTTACCCCACTTAAATTTCCCAAACTATTTTTATTGTAAACCAACCATAGAGTATTATTTATAGGGTTGGGTAGGGAGTCTTTTAATTTAATATTGAATTCCAAACCTTCACCCTTTCCTAAGTCACCATTATGTACTATTTGCCATATTCGCTCAACGGATAAATTGTCTGAATTCTCATCTTTTCTTTTGAAGATAGAAGATTTATTATTGTCAGACCAGAACAAATAGGAGTTGTTTAAAATGGTGCTCTTATTGTCATTATTACAAGTTGCAATTTGATTCAACCCAATAGTTAAATTAACATCGCTATATTCATTTCGTGATTGAAGTTGATTAAGGTTTGTATTCTTATCCTTCCCAATTGAAGTTAAATTATGCTCAAAACCTTTATGTTGTAAAGGATCCCAAATAATACCTCCATTTGAATTGTAATAATTGCTCGTTAGTGGAAGTGAGATTCCATATTTTATTGCTAAATAACTTTCAATTTTATTTATTTGCTTTCTATTTAGCAATTTGTCGTAAACAATTATTTCAGCGATACCTCCCTGAAAAGATTCACTTATGACTATACTTTTTTGATTAATTTTAATAATACCATTTGTGTCCAAATTTTTCAATTTTTTAGTACTTTCTACAAATGATAAAATTTTTGGTTTTGTATGTGTATTTTTATAAGCGTATTTATTTCTTGAATTCACACTAGAATCGGTAATGATAATTTCATTATTTTCTGAATAAATGCTTGCAATATTTTCATTATTTTTACTATTAAATACAACAAATAATGAGAATTTATTTAAATTTCCAATTGGAATATTTAAATCATTTTTATTTCCTTCTAATTTCAAGTATTTATTGTAATTAAATGTCTCAGTTGAATTTGACGCTCTACTATCTGATGAATAAAATTGTTTCCATACTAACGGATGATCAACTCCACCTGGGCTTTGCGAATAAATGAAATTGAATACAAGGCAATTAAAGCAAATAAATCCAATGATTAATGTAATCTTATACATGATTAAATTTTTTAAATGAACTACTTTAATTTAAGTTCAATAATTTCAATCCTTTTCAACAATTCACTCAATAGTCTGTCCTTTTCAGCATTTATTTGTTTTTGTTTGCCTAATTCAATATTTAATTCTTCAATTTTAAGCTCTTGTTCTTGAACAGCTTTAACTAATGGAACAACAAATTGTGAATAGCTGAGAGAATACAAATTTTCCTTGTCTTTTGGAATATTAACGCCATCAAAATCATACCCAATTTCCTGACATGTCACTTCGACGTCTTGGGCTAAAAAACCCGTTCTCTTAATATTAGAAGATTCACTAAAATCCGTTTTTCTATAAATCTCTTTTATCGAATCATGCATATTTCGAATTAGATTTTCAGTTATCATTCTTGTATTTACATAATAAGTGACTGGTTTTAGTTTTTTAATAAATTCTAATCCAGGTACATCATCTTTAATATTTGATTTGAACCTTTTGTCAGATAATGTAGACCAAGCTACTTCCCCACCTATTTCAGTGACCGCTGAATTCCCAACCCGAATTTTATTTGAACCTTGAGATACGGCTCCATTTCCTATTGCAGTTGAATTATTCTGGTTAATAGATGATACATCAGCATAGTAACCAATCATCGTATTTTCAATCCCAATAGTGTTTGCAATTCCTGCTCTGTAACCTAAGAAGACATTATTAGTTCCAGTGGAATTAGATCCACCAGCCAAAACACCTATAAATGTATTATAGTTAGCAGTTGAATTATATTTGCCAGCTGAATGCCCTATAAATAAGTTACTGGCACCAGTTGAATTTGTCTTTCCTGTTTCAGAACCAATAAATAAATTTCCAGAAGCAGAAGTATTGTTAATACCTGCATCGGAGCCTATAAATATGTTATCTGAACCAGTATTTGATGCTCCAGTATAATTTTGTGGGCCAATCATAATATTATAACTTCCAGATGTATTGGTTCTTCCCGAATATGCTCCCAAAAGGATGTTCATTTCACCTGTACTATTTGTATTTCCCGAGTAGGCTCCCATAATTAGGTTGTTCTTTCCACTTGTATTTGCTAAAGCTGAACCAGAGCCAATAATAGTATTTTGGTATCCAGTAGAATTTACTTTTCCACTTTCCATGCCGACAAATACATTATCATAGCCTGTTGTATTTGAGGTTCCAGCTTGTGATCCTAAAAATACATTTTTGCTTCCGGTACTGTTTTTTCCTGCTTCATAACCTACCAAAACATTCTCATAGCCACTGGAGTTAGTTAGACCAGCTCTTGATCCTAGAAAGACATTTTTATCTCCTGTTGTTGTCGCCCCTCCTGAGTTATATCCAATACAGATATTGTCAGTTGCTGTCGTATTCGCATCACCAGCAAAATTCCCAAGGAATAGATTAAACGCCCCTGTGGTATTTGAAAGGCCAGCGTCGTACCCCATAAATAAATTATGGTTTGCAGTTGTATTAGCCGACCCGGCATTAGTTCCTAGAAATAGATTCGAAGACCCAGTTGTATTATGATCGCCAGCTGATTTTCCAAAAAAGAGATTATCAGAACCTGAGGTATTTGCTATACCTGAATTTATGCCAAAAAACATATTATATGATCCTGTTGTATTTGAATTGCCTGCGTCATTACCAATTGCCATATTTAATTGCGAACCGGCCCCAAAATTTTGTCCAATTCGTCCACCAACATGAAATTTAGATGTTGCATTGGATGATCCAATTGAAACTGTAGTTCCATTATCTGTAATTTGACTATTTCCAAGTGTGGTTGAATTTGGTGTCCACTTTGGTATTGCATTCACAGTTCCTGATCCAGCAATACCAATAGGCAAATAGACTGTACTGTTATTGGGTATTAATGTTAATGCGCCACTTGATGTATCATAGGATAGTGTACTTGAATTAATAAGTGTTAAGTTTGAGCCAGATAATTGTAAATCAATTCCTGTTGAAGAACCACCTGTAAGAGTCACGTCTGAGCCAGTTGAGGAATTCAATGTATATACATTACTTGATCCTGTAAATGATAAATCAGTTGGAGAGTCCGCAGGTAAATTAAATGAACCGCCGTTTTTACTTAGACTTACAGTATTACCTGATAATGAAATAACTTGAATCTCATTTAAGGAATCTAAATCATTTCCACAGGAAACCCAGTTTGAACCATCCCACCAGAATGTCTTCTTAAAATAAGTGTCATAAACTTCAAGCCCGGGAACCTTATTAGCGATTGCTTTTCGAGCTGCAGTATCCATTCTGGGTTTCAAAAATCCTTTATTAGTACTATGCACTTCAAGCTTTGCAGATGGTGTTATGGTGTCTGTGCCAATTCCAACACTACTAATTCCATTTACTTTTACTTGTGCATAGTTTGTAACCAATAATGAACATTGGAAAATAAGTATAAAAAGATATTTTTTCATAAATTCAAATTTAAAGCTTAACATATTTACAATTTAATAATTTAATTCCACAATATTTGCTTAGAAGCGAGCATAAAATGCCAGCCTTCAATCTAAAAAGATTTGAACGCAAATATTTTCAATGAATAGCAACACACTGTTTGGTGATAACCATACAGAAAAAATAATATTTTAGAAAAACAACTGTGTTAAATTATGTCTATAAAATACCGAATCCGAACTAATCTTTTGCGAGTTAGTGAAATCAAATAATCATTGTCTTGTATTATTACGAACAAAATACACTACATAATTCAGTTGTTTCTTTTCATTTTAAAATCTTTCAATTTTAGATTCATGTAATTAATTTTTAGTACAATAAAATGAATAGAATTTGACAATAGAGGCTATTACATCCTTAGGCAATGATTGTTCATTCAATACAAACCAAAAGCCTATACCACATCTATCAAATAGACATAAGCCTATCGTAGGATCATTTTAAAATTTGTTTTGAAATTAGAAATGGGTTAATAATACTTCTCAAATACTTAGTAGGCATAGTGTTAATACCAAGTCATGTCTCTCTTTTCTTAATATTTCAGCAATAAACAAATGTAAAATGCTTATAAATAAAATCCTAATTTTTTGTAAAGTATTTTTAAATATTTATTTAACATATTTGTACTAGAATAAATATCAACAAGTTAATTTAATATCTAAAAAATATATATTACCAATTGTTACTTCAGAATTTATATTGACATTTGTAATACTCCTCAAATGGCGCACAGAGGTTTAGATAAAAAAAAACTTAAATTTACTAAACCTTATGAAACAAACACGTCGTAAATTTACTTCAGGTTTTAAAGCCTTGGTTGCTTTAGAAGCCATAAAAAACAAAAAGACATTTGCTGAATTAAGTAGGCAATTTGATGTCAATGCTGTTCTGATTTCCAAATGAAAGACAGAATGTCTAGAGAATCTTGGATCTGTTTTTGAAATGGTAAAATCTACTTCTGACAACTCAGAGAATGTAGAAATCGGGAAGCTTTATGCTTAAATCGGGTAATTGAAGATCGAGACACTTTTCTCAATAATCAGGGTGAATTTTTAATTTTAAGGACTGGTTCTTTATCCACTTTTAACGCGAATTAAATCTTAGAGCATTCATATTTTAATCCCACTGTATCTTCAAAGTACCTCAAAAAAATTGATCCGGTAAAATTACCGTCATCGCTTTACCAACTTAGAGGTGTAAGTAGATTTTTCTGTTTCCGCAACAACCAAATAGATTCCTTCAAGAAGGTCTGCAATTGAAAATTCTGTCTCAGAGTGTATCGCCACCAACTTACCATCCAATGCATAAATCTTAATTCTCTGAATTCTTTGCTTATCCAAGTAGATTTTTACCAAATCTGAAGCAGGAATCGGCAAGATGCTCATCTTACTCTTTATATTATCAGCGTTAATAACTCCTACTGGAAAATTTATCAAAACAGATAAGAGTTGTTCAGCAATGAGTCTTGGAGGTGCCGGATTGGAATTTAACAATACGGATATAAAAGCTCCTGACAAAGTATCAAATAATACGTAGGATCTATAGCCCCGGATATCTCCACCATGAGCATAACACACTCTTCCACCTAATACGTCCAGCGAAATCCCAAATCCATAATTTCCTGTTCCAACAAAAGTAGTGAGCTCCTTAAAAGATTGGGGTTGCAAGAATTGACCTTTCATTAATTTCTGATACCAAACTACCATTTCTCTTGCCGTTGAATACATCGCGCCCGCAGAATACGCAGCACTGTTCAAAGAGGTCCGTGGAACGGAACCGATGTCTATTCCATTTTGCCAGGGATTGGCCAGTGTGCCTACTGATGATTCCAGTACATCAAAAAATGTATGCTCCAATTTAAGAGGATCTAAAATTAATGATCTTATTAATTGGGCTATTGTCAATCCTGTAACTCTTTCTGCTACCATACCCGCAAGAAGATAATTGGTATTGCAATAATTCCATGTAGTCCCCGGAGATGCTAAGGCCGGACCAACCCATTGAATCAACTCTTCCGACGTAAAGACTCGGTTTGGATCGCTCAAGATTGAATCCGGGTAACCTCTGATATTGTTGTAATCTGCCAGACCACTGGTGTGATTTAAAAGTTGTCTGATGGTAATGTCAGGATCTATGTTTTTGTAATTTGGCAACCACCGGTGCAATGAATCATCTACACTTAAAATACCTTGTTCAGCAAGTTTGAGCAGCACTACTGCCGTAAATAATTTAGTGTTGCTGCCAATACCAAATTCCATATCAGGATCTATCGGCACGGAAGCAAATGAAACCCCACTTGTGCCATTCCAGATACCCTCACCAGGAAAATATACAGATACTGAGATACCCTTTATTCTATAAGCATTTTTTAAACTATCTATTTTGATTTGTAGTTGAGTAGCCAAGATTGGATTAAATACCTGGGCCTCCAAAATATTTATCCAAGCCAATCCAATCAGAAATACTTTTAACAGGTTTTTCATTCCATACTTTTTAAAACAAATTGTTTCAATCCTTCTGAAACTTCAATCGTTCCCTCACAAAATAATTCAGATAAAATTCCATTTTCATTTGTACCAACTTCCACTGTTCATCCAACTCCTCAGAAGAGGTTT
This region of Candidatus Vicinibacter affinis genomic DNA includes:
- a CDS encoding T9SS type A sorting domain-containing protein, which produces MYKITLIIGFICFNCLVFNFIYSQSPGGVDHPLVWKQFYSSDSRASNSTETFNYNKYLKLEGNKNDLNIPIGNLNKFSLFVVFNSKNNENIASIYSENNEIIITDSSVNSRNKYAYKNTHTKPKILSFVESTKKLKNLDTNGIIKINQKSIVISESFQGGIAEIIVYDKLLNRKQINKIESYLAIKYGISLPLTSNYYNSNGGIIWDPLQHKGFEHNLTSIGKDKNTNLNQLQSRNEYSDVNLTIGLNQIATCNNDNKSTILNNSYLFWSDNNKSSIFKRKDENSDNLSVERIWQIVHNGDLGKGEGLEFNIKLKDSLPNPINNTLWLVYNKNSLGNLSGVNKDAIKVKLQLEENNSYKGIINEKFNSCDFYFTFIWGPKINMELYPDVENCSKILTNAILEINDLHEDIAIYLNGKEVTTNRKDLAGKMSISLENIPYFNNTLKLIVNQRDTLYKFFNIDKSTCRNKYILQEIEITVSPNPIRAGYYFEIFVKGLEDGPVNFNIYSEQMKFVKSLISHSVNGVVSVKEKLNTSGVYILEIIQEKASKSSKIIVIN
- a CDS encoding tail fiber domain-containing protein, with product MKKYLFILIFQCSLLVTNYAQVKVNGISSVGIGTDTITPSAKLEVHSTNKGFLKPRMDTAARKAIANKVPGLEVYDTYFKKTFWWDGSNWVSCGNDLDSLNEIQVISLSGNTVSLSKNGGSFNLPADSPTDLSFTGSSNVYTLNSSTGSDVTLTGGSSTGIDLQLSGSNLTLINSSTLSYDTSSGALTLIPNNSTVYLPIGIAGSGTVNAIPKWTPNSTTLGNSQITDNGTTVSIGSSNATSKFHVGGRIGQNFGAGSQLNMAIGNDAGNSNTTGSYNMFFGINSGIANTSGSDNLFFGKSAGDHNTTGSSNLFLGTNAGSANTTANHNLFMGYDAGLSNTTGAFNLFLGNFAGDANTTATDNICIGYNSGGATTTGDKNVFLGSRAGLTNSSGYENVLVGYEAGKNSTGSKNVFLGSQAGTSNTTGYDNVFVGMESGKVNSTGYQNTIIGSGSALANTSGKNNLIMGAYSGNTNSTGEMNILLGAYSGRTNTSGSYNIMIGPQNYTGASNTGSDNIFIGSDAGINNTSASGNLFIGSETGKTNSTGASNLFIGHSAGKYNSTANYNTFIGVLAGGSNSTGTNNVFLGYRAGIANTIGIENTMIGYYADVSSINQNNSTAIGNGAVSQGSNKIRVGNSAVTEIGGEVAWSTLSDKRFKSNIKDDVPGLEFIKKLKPVTYYVNTRMITENLIRNMHDSIKEIYRKTDFSESSNIKRTGFLAQDVEVTCQEIGYDFDGVNIPKDKENLYSLSYSQFVVPLVKAVQEQELKIEELNIELGKQKQINAEKDRLLSELLKRIEIIELKLK
- a CDS encoding serine hydrolase — encoded protein: MKNLLKVFLIGLAWINILEAQVFNPILATQLQIKIDSLKNAYRIKGISVSVYFPGEGIWNGTSGVSFASVPIDPDMEFGIGSNTKLFTAVVLLKLAEQGILSVDDSLHRWLPNYKNIDPDITIRQLLNHTSGLADYNNIRGYPDSILSDPNRVFTSEELIQWVGPALASPGTTWNYCNTNYLLAGMVAERVTGLTIAQLIRSLILDPLKLEHTFFDVLESSVGTLANPWQNGIDIGSVPRTSLNSAAYSAGAMYSTAREMVVWYQKLMKGQFLQPQSFKELTTFVGTGNYGFGISLDVLGGRVCYAHGGDIRGYRSYVLFDTLSGAFISVLLNSNPAPPRLIAEQLLSVLINFPVGVINADNIKSKMSILPIPASDLVKIYLDKQRIQRIKIYALDGKLVAIHSETEFSIADLLEGIYLVVAETEKSTYTSKLVKR